The proteins below are encoded in one region of Rhizobium sp. 9140:
- the tsaB gene encoding tRNA (adenosine(37)-N6)-threonylcarbamoyltransferase complex dimerization subunit type 1 TsaB, whose translation MIVLAIDTAGTACNVAIYDAARDVTLSTAGADIGRGHAERLMGFIDEALETAGLGMDKVDRIAVTIGPGSFTGIRVGVATARGLGLALGRPVVGISVLQALAISALAATPGHPVLIVTDAKREEVYLQPFDAAGEPVADAEALDVVSARSAFHSFAGTISGSGARLLRDDGAVHASETDANQTPGDTADIAVVAKLGASADPAFALPKPLYLRGPDVRSQAGFAVARA comes from the coding sequence ATGATCGTTCTTGCCATCGACACCGCCGGCACGGCCTGCAACGTCGCGATCTACGACGCCGCGCGCGACGTGACGCTGAGCACGGCCGGTGCCGATATCGGTCGCGGCCATGCCGAGCGGTTGATGGGCTTCATCGACGAGGCGCTGGAGACGGCAGGCCTCGGGATGGACAAGGTCGATCGCATCGCCGTCACCATCGGTCCGGGCTCCTTTACCGGCATCCGCGTCGGGGTGGCCACGGCCCGCGGCCTCGGGCTGGCGCTGGGACGGCCTGTCGTCGGCATTTCCGTTTTGCAGGCACTGGCCATCTCCGCTCTCGCCGCCACACCCGGTCATCCCGTGCTCATCGTCACCGATGCGAAGCGCGAGGAGGTCTATCTCCAGCCCTTCGATGCCGCGGGCGAGCCCGTCGCCGATGCCGAAGCGCTCGATGTCGTCTCCGCCAGATCCGCGTTTCACAGCTTCGCCGGCACGATCAGCGGCTCCGGCGCACGCCTGTTACGTGACGACGGGGCCGTTCACGCGAGCGAAACGGATGCGAACCAGACGCCTGGCGATACCGCCGATATCGCGGTCGTGGCCAAGCTCGGTGCATCCGCCGATCCCGCCTTCGCCCTGCCCAAGCCGCTCTACCTCCGAGGCCCCGACGTGCGCTCGCAGGCTGGCTTTGCCGTGGCACGCGCCTGA
- a CDS encoding lysophospholipid acyltransferase family protein has translation MIVWLRIVVCVFLLILATLLLAPVQLVLLWRDGPARRTLPRVWHRIACRMIGLRVHVHGVPDTRRPLLLVANHVSWKDILALGSVADVVFIAKAEVKAWPVFGVLARLQATIFVAREQKRTTGNQVNEIGVRLAAGEIVVLFPEGTTSDGNRLLEIKTSLFGAAAAAVPLAPEGVVHVQPVAIAYTRVHGMPMGRYHRPIAAWPGDIELVPHLMGVLREGAVDVDLVFGDTIEYRADSNRKQVSRAVETQLKTMLLARLLGR, from the coding sequence ATGATCGTCTGGCTCCGGATCGTCGTCTGCGTCTTTCTCCTGATCCTGGCGACGCTTCTGCTGGCGCCGGTGCAACTCGTCCTGCTCTGGCGTGATGGACCGGCGCGGCGAACCCTCCCGCGCGTCTGGCATCGCATTGCCTGCCGCATGATCGGCCTTCGCGTGCATGTCCACGGCGTCCCCGATACAAGGCGGCCCCTGCTGCTCGTGGCGAACCATGTCAGCTGGAAGGACATCCTCGCCCTTGGCTCCGTCGCCGATGTCGTCTTCATCGCGAAGGCGGAAGTGAAGGCATGGCCCGTCTTCGGGGTGCTCGCCCGCTTGCAGGCAACGATCTTCGTCGCACGCGAGCAGAAGCGCACAACCGGCAACCAGGTTAACGAGATCGGCGTCCGCCTTGCCGCCGGTGAAATCGTCGTGCTCTTTCCCGAAGGCACGACCTCCGACGGCAACCGGCTGCTGGAAATCAAGACGTCGCTCTTCGGCGCCGCCGCCGCCGCCGTGCCGCTGGCGCCGGAGGGCGTCGTTCACGTCCAGCCGGTCGCCATTGCCTACACCAGGGTCCACGGCATGCCTATGGGGCGCTACCACCGGCCCATTGCCGCCTGGCCGGGGGATATCGAGCTGGTGCCGCACCTGATGGGCGTCCTGCGCGAAGGCGCCGTCGACGTCGATCTCGTCTTCGGCGACACCATCGAATACCGTGCCGACAGCAACCGCAAGCAGGTGAGCCGGGCTGTCGAGACGCAGCTGAAGACCATGTTGCTGGCGCGGCTTCTGGGGCGCTGA
- a CDS encoding PhoH family protein has translation MNGHELVSTPPRQSKTTPTTDANHFVLTFENNRFASELFGQYDQNLKLIEQRLHVDARPRGNSVAISGEVTATNQARRALDYLYGRLQKGSTVEVSDVEGAIRMAVAADDQLQLPTMEKKAKLNLAQISTRKKTIAARTPTQDAYIRALERSELVFGVGPAGTGKTYLAVAYAAQLLERGAVDRIILSRPAVEAGERLGFLPGDMKEKVDPYLRPLYDALYDMMPGDKVERAITAGVIEIAPLAFMRGRTLGNAVVILDEAQNTTTMQMKMFLTRLGENGRMIVTGDPSQVDLPRGTKSGLVEALQILKDVEGVSVVRFKDVDVVRHPMVARIVRAYEAQTAVPDESL, from the coding sequence TTGAACGGACACGAATTGGTTTCAACCCCGCCGCGCCAGTCGAAGACAACGCCCACGACAGACGCCAATCACTTCGTGCTCACATTCGAGAACAATCGCTTTGCGAGCGAGTTGTTCGGACAATACGACCAGAATCTCAAGCTTATCGAACAGCGCCTGCATGTGGATGCCCGTCCGCGCGGCAACTCCGTGGCGATCTCGGGCGAGGTGACGGCGACCAATCAGGCGCGCCGGGCGCTGGATTATCTCTATGGTCGCCTGCAGAAGGGCAGCACCGTCGAGGTTTCCGACGTCGAAGGCGCGATTCGCATGGCTGTTGCCGCCGACGATCAGTTGCAGCTTCCCACCATGGAGAAGAAGGCCAAGTTGAACCTCGCGCAGATTTCGACCCGTAAGAAGACCATCGCCGCCCGCACGCCGACGCAGGATGCCTATATTCGCGCGCTGGAGCGTTCCGAGCTTGTCTTCGGCGTCGGCCCGGCCGGCACCGGCAAGACCTATCTCGCCGTTGCCTATGCGGCCCAGCTTCTGGAGCGCGGCGCCGTCGATCGCATCATTCTCTCGCGGCCGGCGGTCGAGGCGGGCGAGCGTCTGGGCTTCCTGCCCGGCGACATGAAGGAGAAGGTCGATCCCTATCTCCGGCCCCTCTATGATGCGCTCTACGACATGATGCCCGGTGACAAGGTGGAACGGGCGATCACGGCCGGCGTCATCGAAATCGCTCCGCTCGCCTTCATGCGCGGCCGCACGCTAGGCAATGCCGTGGTCATTCTCGACGAGGCGCAGAACACGACGACCATGCAGATGAAGATGTTCCTGACGCGTCTCGGCGAGAACGGCCGCATGATCGTCACCGGGGATCCGAGCCAGGTCGATCTTCCGCGCGGCACTAAATCGGGCCTCGTGGAGGCGCTTCAGATCCTGAAAGATGTCGAGGGCGTGTCCGTCGTGCGTTTCAAGGACGTCGACGTCGTGCGCCACCCGATGGTCGCGCGCATCGTGCGGGCCTACGAGGCGCAGACGGCCGTGCCGGACGAAAGTCTCTGA
- a CDS encoding universal stress protein — MVSTRLSRMEGHRRKFLAVIDDTPECGRAVHYAGMRAKHSSGALVLLYVIPDGDFQQWLGVEGIMRAEARAEAEATLAKIAHDVREKIGIEPEMIIREGLPTEQIYGLIEEDRDIAILVLAAGSYKDGPGPLVASIAGKTAVFPIPVTVIPDLLTDEEIDALS, encoded by the coding sequence ATGGTCTCGACACGTCTCTCACGCATGGAAGGTCACCGCCGCAAGTTTCTGGCGGTGATCGACGACACCCCGGAATGCGGTCGCGCCGTGCACTATGCGGGCATGCGCGCCAAACATTCCTCCGGCGCCCTCGTTTTGCTCTATGTCATTCCCGACGGCGATTTTCAGCAATGGCTGGGCGTCGAGGGCATCATGCGGGCCGAGGCGCGTGCCGAAGCGGAGGCGACGCTCGCAAAGATCGCCCATGACGTGCGCGAGAAGATCGGCATCGAGCCGGAAATGATCATCCGCGAGGGGCTTCCGACCGAGCAGATCTACGGTCTCATCGAGGAGGACCGGGATATCGCCATTCTCGTGCTCGCCGCCGGCTCCTACAAGGACGGCCCCGGCCCGCTGGTTGCTTCCATCGCCGGCAAGACGGCCGTTTTCCCGATCCCCGTGACCGTCATTCCGGACCTGCTGACGGACGAAGAGATCGATGCGCTGAGCTGA
- the miaB gene encoding tRNA (N6-isopentenyl adenosine(37)-C2)-methylthiotransferase MiaB encodes MPAPAPATPAPTKKVFVKTYGCQMNVYDSDRMTDALAKDGYVATDNAEDADLVLLNTCHIREKAAEKVYSALGRLRDLKKRKAGEGREMMIGVAGCVAQAEGDEILRRAPAVDLVIGPQTYHRLPEALKRVSRGERVLETDYAIEDKFEHLPAPDKAKTRARGVTAFLTVQEGCDKFCTFCVVPYTRGSEVSRPMAQIVAEAERLVSAGVREITLLGQNVNAWHGTVTTGVAGLVTTGVAGLVTTGGEGLGALLHRLSDIEGLARLRYTTSHPRDMDDSLIEAHRTLPTLMPYLHLPVQSGSDRILKAMNRRHTAAEYVALVERIRRARPDLALSGDFIVGFPGETDADFEDTLSLVRTIGYAQAFSFKYSTRPGTPGADLKDQVQEDVKAKRLETLQALLLEQQRAFNESCIGRTIDLLLEKPGRMPGQLIGRSPWLQSVNVDAKGVEIGDIIRVRITAAGPNSLFADVVDD; translated from the coding sequence ATGCCGGCCCCGGCTCCTGCCACGCCGGCACCGACCAAGAAGGTCTTCGTGAAGACCTATGGCTGCCAGATGAATGTCTATGATTCCGACAGGATGACGGATGCGCTGGCAAAGGATGGCTATGTCGCGACCGACAATGCCGAGGATGCGGATCTCGTTCTCCTGAACACCTGTCATATCCGGGAAAAGGCGGCCGAAAAGGTCTATTCGGCGCTCGGCCGGCTGCGTGACCTGAAGAAGAGAAAAGCGGGCGAAGGGCGCGAGATGATGATCGGCGTGGCCGGCTGCGTCGCGCAGGCCGAGGGCGACGAGATCCTACGCCGCGCTCCGGCCGTCGATCTCGTCATCGGCCCGCAGACCTATCATCGCCTGCCGGAGGCGCTGAAGCGCGTCAGTCGCGGCGAGCGCGTGCTGGAAACGGATTACGCGATCGAGGACAAGTTCGAGCACCTGCCGGCGCCCGACAAGGCGAAGACGCGCGCGCGCGGCGTCACGGCCTTTCTCACCGTGCAGGAAGGCTGCGACAAGTTCTGCACCTTCTGCGTCGTGCCTTACACGCGCGGCTCGGAAGTCTCCCGCCCGATGGCGCAGATCGTTGCGGAGGCCGAGAGGCTCGTGTCGGCGGGCGTTCGTGAGATCACGCTGCTCGGACAGAACGTCAATGCCTGGCACGGCACCGTTACCACCGGCGTCGCAGGCCTCGTTACCACCGGCGTCGCAGGCCTCGTTACCACCGGCGGCGAGGGCCTTGGCGCTCTGCTGCACCGCCTTTCGGACATCGAGGGTCTCGCGCGCCTGCGCTACACCACCAGCCACCCACGCGACATGGATGACAGTCTGATCGAGGCGCACCGCACCTTGCCGACCCTGATGCCCTACCTGCATCTGCCGGTCCAGTCGGGCTCGGACCGTATCCTCAAGGCCATGAACCGCCGCCACACGGCGGCAGAATACGTGGCACTGGTCGAGCGGATCCGCCGCGCCCGGCCCGACCTTGCCTTGTCGGGCGATTTCATCGTCGGCTTCCCCGGTGAGACCGATGCGGATTTCGAGGATACGCTGAGCCTCGTGCGCACCATCGGTTATGCACAGGCATTTTCGTTCAAATATTCAACTCGTCCCGGCACACCCGGCGCCGATCTGAAGGATCAGGTGCAGGAGGATGTCAAGGCCAAGCGTTTGGAAACGCTACAGGCTTTGCTTTTGGAGCAGCAGCGGGCGTTCAACGAAAGCTGCATCGGCCGCACGATCGACCTGCTTCTGGAAAAGCCCGGTCGCATGCCCGGCCAGCTTATCGGCCGCTCTCCCTGGCTGCAATCTGTGAATGTTGATGCAAAGGGCGTGGAAATCGGTGACATTATCAGGGTGCGAATCACCGCCGCGGGTCCTAACAGTTTGTTTGCCGACGTGGTCGACGACTGA
- a CDS encoding GNAT family N-acetyltransferase, whose product MSLIDYFIRRPEFDIFDMNVDHLPSVARIHATLFKPAWSAGEFHGLLLQESVSGFVACQNNAAGGAAMGGFVLTRSAGGEAEILTIGVDPRYVRLSLGWRLMQAALGRARQDGAEAMFLEVDQANVAALALYRRLGFRKVGERKAYYKPSGPDAAPGGADVLRLDL is encoded by the coding sequence ATGTCCCTGATCGACTATTTCATCCGCCGCCCGGAGTTCGATATCTTCGACATGAATGTCGATCATCTCCCAAGCGTCGCGCGCATTCACGCCACTTTGTTCAAGCCCGCCTGGAGCGCCGGTGAGTTTCATGGGCTTCTGCTGCAGGAGAGCGTCTCCGGCTTCGTCGCCTGCCAGAACAATGCGGCCGGCGGAGCGGCGATGGGCGGCTTCGTCCTGACGCGATCAGCCGGCGGCGAAGCGGAAATCCTCACCATCGGCGTCGATCCCCGCTATGTCAGGCTGAGCCTGGGGTGGCGTCTGATGCAGGCGGCGCTCGGTCGTGCCCGGCAGGATGGTGCGGAGGCCATGTTCCTCGAGGTCGATCAGGCCAATGTGGCGGCACTCGCGCTCTATCGCCGATTGGGCTTTCGCAAGGTCGGCGAGCGCAAGGCCTACTACAAGCCATCCGGCCCGGATGCCGCTCCCGGCGGTGCCGACGTTCTCCGCCTCGATCTCTGA
- a CDS encoding NifU family protein translates to MFIQTESTPNPATLKFLPGKVVLETGTAEFRDEIEARASSSLAARIFDIPGVTGVYFGYDFITVTKADAEWQHLKPAILGSIMEHFMSGQPIMAGQGRAEEADQEGEFFEKGDETIVATIKELLETRVRPAVAQDGGDITFKGFRDGTVFLNMKGACSGCPSSTATLKHGVQNLLHHFVPEVQAVEAV, encoded by the coding sequence ATGTTCATTCAGACCGAATCGACCCCGAACCCCGCCACCCTGAAGTTCCTGCCGGGCAAGGTCGTGCTGGAAACCGGCACCGCCGAGTTTCGCGACGAGATCGAGGCCCGCGCGAGTTCCTCGCTTGCCGCCCGCATCTTCGATATTCCCGGCGTCACCGGCGTCTATTTCGGCTATGACTTCATCACCGTCACCAAGGCGGATGCCGAGTGGCAGCATCTGAAGCCCGCCATTCTGGGCTCCATCATGGAGCACTTCATGTCTGGCCAGCCGATCATGGCGGGGCAGGGCCGTGCGGAAGAGGCAGACCAGGAAGGCGAATTCTTCGAGAAGGGCGACGAGACCATCGTCGCGACCATCAAGGAATTGCTCGAAACCCGCGTCCGCCCGGCCGTTGCCCAGGATGGTGGCGATATCACCTTCAAAGGCTTTCGCGATGGCACTGTTTTCCTCAACATGAAGGGCGCGTGTTCGGGCTGCCCGTCCTCGACCGCAACGCTGAAACACGGCGTGCAGAACCTACTGCACCACTTCGTACCCGAGGTTCAGGCCGTCGAAGCGGTCTGA
- the ybeY gene encoding rRNA maturation RNase YbeY, with amino-acid sequence MPQTSLLELQVSAEEGGWPDEAMLEASSTRILEHAAAFLAREEGQPFPTTPPELSLVFTSDAEIRSINAEWRSQDKPTNVLSFPAFPVVPGGMPGPMLGDIVLAWETLVRESEDLGKPFDDHLTHLLVHGFLHLFGYDHLETEEAEQMEQLETRILSGLGVSDPYGDSDPV; translated from the coding sequence ATGCCGCAGACGTCCTTGCTGGAATTGCAGGTCAGCGCCGAGGAAGGCGGATGGCCGGATGAAGCCATGCTCGAGGCATCGAGCACGCGCATCCTCGAGCATGCCGCAGCCTTTCTCGCTCGCGAGGAGGGGCAGCCCTTCCCGACGACGCCGCCGGAATTGTCTCTCGTCTTCACCAGCGATGCGGAAATTCGCAGCATCAACGCGGAATGGCGCAGTCAGGACAAGCCGACCAACGTCCTGTCCTTCCCCGCCTTTCCCGTGGTGCCGGGCGGCATGCCAGGCCCGATGCTGGGCGATATCGTGCTGGCCTGGGAGACGCTGGTGCGCGAATCAGAAGACCTGGGAAAGCCGTTCGATGATCATCTGACACATCTTCTGGTACATGGTTTCCTGCATCTTTTTGGCTATGACCACCTGGAAACAGAGGAAGCCGAGCAAATGGAACAGCTGGAGACTCGCATTCTCTCGGGTCTTGGGGTATCTGATCCCTATGGGGACAGCGATCCCGTTTGA